A window of the Streptomyces sp. NBC_01351 genome harbors these coding sequences:
- a CDS encoding glycerate kinase — protein MTDGAVTETARVLIAADKFKGSLTAVQVAERVTAGLRKAVPDVEIETLPVADGGDGTVAAAVAAGFERREVRVTGPLGDQVTAAFALREGTAVVEMAEASGLQLLPAGTFAPLTATTYGSGEVLKAALDAGARSIVFGVGGSATTDGGAGMLAALGAVFLDANGEPVGPGGGALAGLASADLSGIDPRFAEVDFVLASDVDNPLTGPKGCAAVYGPQKGATPQDVATLDAALAHFAVVLEKSIGAKAAECAVLPGAGGAGGIGYGALLLGATFRPGIELMLEVLGFAPALERATLVITGEGSLDEQTLHGKAPAGVAAAARAAGKPVVAVCGRLLLGQEALEAAGIQRAYPLTDLEPDPAKSIPNAGPLLERVAATIAADVL, from the coding sequence GTGACGGACGGAGCAGTAACTGAGACCGCGCGCGTGCTCATCGCCGCGGACAAATTCAAGGGCTCGCTCACGGCCGTTCAGGTCGCGGAGCGGGTGACGGCCGGCCTTCGCAAGGCCGTCCCGGACGTGGAGATCGAGACCCTCCCCGTCGCGGACGGCGGCGACGGTACGGTCGCGGCCGCGGTGGCGGCCGGGTTCGAACGCCGGGAGGTACGGGTCACCGGGCCCCTCGGTGACCAGGTCACGGCCGCTTTCGCACTGCGCGAGGGCACGGCCGTGGTCGAGATGGCGGAGGCCTCCGGGCTCCAGCTGCTGCCGGCGGGCACCTTCGCCCCGCTGACGGCCACCACGTACGGCTCGGGCGAGGTGCTGAAGGCAGCGCTGGACGCGGGCGCGCGCTCGATCGTCTTCGGCGTGGGCGGCAGCGCCACCACCGACGGCGGCGCCGGCATGCTGGCGGCGCTGGGCGCGGTGTTCCTGGATGCGAACGGCGAACCCGTCGGTCCGGGCGGCGGCGCGCTGGCCGGGCTGGCCTCGGCCGACCTGTCGGGCATCGACCCGCGCTTCGCGGAGGTCGACTTCGTCCTGGCCAGCGACGTGGACAACCCGCTGACCGGCCCGAAGGGCTGCGCGGCGGTCTACGGCCCGCAGAAGGGCGCGACGCCGCAGGACGTGGCGACGCTCGACGCGGCCCTGGCCCACTTCGCGGTGGTGCTGGAGAAGTCGATCGGCGCGAAGGCCGCCGAGTGCGCGGTGCTCCCGGGTGCGGGCGGCGCGGGCGGCATCGGCTACGGGGCGCTGCTCCTCGGCGCGACGTTCCGCCCCGGCATCGAGCTGATGCTGGAGGTGCTGGGCTTCGCCCCGGCGCTGGAGCGGGCCACGCTGGTCATCACGGGTGAGGGCTCGCTCGACGAGCAGACCCTGCACGGCAAGGCCCCGGCCGGTGTCGCGGCCGCGGCGCGTGCCGCGGGCAAGCCGGTGGTGGCGGTCTGCGGGCGCCTGCTGCTGGGCCAGGAGGCCCTGGAGGCGGCCGGGATCCAGCGGGCGTACCCGCTGACGGACCTGGAGCCGGACCCGGCGAAGTCCATCCCGAACGCGGGTCCCCTGCTGGAGCGGGTCGCGGCCACCATCGCCGCCGACGTTCTCTGA